From a region of the Candidatus Nomurabacteria bacterium genome:
- a CDS encoding DNA modification methylase: protein MEKKNIEIEYVDINLLKVAEYNPRKWNETQKKDLKESIKRFGTVDPIIANKNQERKNIVIGGHFRLAVCKELGYATMPVVYINLNLEKEKELNLRLNKNQGEFDLDLLAEFDESFLEDIGFSSEDLDDIFPAEENPEVFDLNKELEKLKITTVSVQVGDIYELNGSRLMCGDSTEEADTLKLLGGEKADMCFTDPPYILDYLKGKKKQKSTEGFGYKRDRRYLGTDELPPDFTEKWMANVSKIQKESFSIIIYENWKNIRTVWNEMEKYWKVRNMIVWHLPNRVQGFSAKGKFFNKHDIA from the coding sequence ATGGAAAAGAAGAACATAGAGATAGAGTATGTTGATATCAATCTACTCAAAGTAGCTGAGTACAATCCGAGAAAATGGAATGAGACCCAGAAAAAAGACCTGAAAGAGAGTATTAAAAGGTTTGGAACAGTTGATCCGATCATTGCAAACAAAAACCAGGAAAGAAAAAACATTGTTATCGGAGGCCACTTTAGGTTGGCGGTCTGCAAAGAACTTGGTTATGCCACAATGCCGGTTGTTTATATCAACTTAAATCTAGAAAAAGAAAAAGAACTCAACCTCCGTTTAAATAAAAACCAGGGTGAGTTTGACCTCGACCTCCTAGCCGAATTTGACGAGTCTTTTCTTGAAGACATTGGATTCTCCAGTGAAGACTTAGACGACATCTTTCCCGCCGAGGAGAACCCGGAAGTCTTTGATCTCAATAAAGAGCTGGAGAAACTTAAGATCACCACCGTCTCGGTTCAGGTTGGAGATATCTATGAACTAAACGGCTCGCGGCTAATGTGTGGCGACTCTACCGAGGAAGCCGACACCCTAAAGCTTCTGGGTGGAGAAAAGGCCGATATGTGCTTCACGGACCCACCCTACATCCTTGATTATTTAAAGGGCAAGAAAAAACAAAAGTCCACCGAAGGCTTTGGGTATAAAAGGGATCGGCGGTATCTGGGCACTGACGAATTGCCGCCGGACTTTACCGAAAAATGGATGGCCAATGTATCAAAGATTCAAAAGGAATCCTTCTCCATCATCATCTACGAGAACTGGAAAAACATTCGCACCGTCTGGAACGAGATGGAGAAATACTGGAAGGTCAGAAATATGATTGTCTGGCATCTGCCTAATCGAGTGCAGGGGTTTTCGGCTAAAGGCAAATTCTTCAACAAGCATGACATTGCGA
- the dnaX gene encoding DNA polymerase III subunit gamma/tau has product MSELALYRKYRPSKFSEVIGQESVIRVLEGALRINNVSHAYLFAGSRGTGKTSVARILASELEVMPEDLYEIDGASNRGIDEVRMLREGVSTMPFRSPRKVYLIDEVHMLTRDAWNALLKTLEEPPAHVVFIFATTELNKVPETIISRCQTFTFSKPSQNEIQTLLLQIAKSEKFKLETEAAELIALLGDGSFRDAVGLLQKAMSASADNKITLAEAELVTGAPPAHLVRDLAGAILDQNLERALEKVRASSLKNQDVKTLIRLLLRQIRLALLVRLDKNNQEEWLKNLSTDEVKTIRSLATHERAERLPEILRELLVAHREVAMSAVPALPLELALIKLTKTS; this is encoded by the coding sequence ATGTCCGAACTTGCCCTTTATCGTAAATATCGACCAAGCAAATTTTCCGAAGTTATTGGCCAGGAGTCGGTGATCAGGGTGCTGGAGGGAGCATTACGGATTAATAATGTTTCCCACGCTTACTTATTCGCCGGCTCTCGGGGTACGGGGAAAACTTCTGTTGCTCGAATATTGGCCAGTGAGCTCGAGGTGATGCCAGAGGATCTATACGAAATCGATGGGGCCTCCAATCGTGGCATTGACGAGGTTCGCATGTTGCGAGAGGGCGTAAGCACGATGCCCTTTCGTTCTCCGCGGAAAGTTTACCTGATTGACGAGGTTCATATGCTCACGCGCGATGCTTGGAACGCGCTTCTGAAAACATTGGAAGAGCCGCCGGCGCATGTTGTCTTCATTTTTGCGACCACGGAGTTGAATAAAGTACCGGAAACGATTATTTCTCGTTGTCAGACTTTCACCTTCAGCAAGCCCAGTCAGAATGAAATCCAGACCTTGTTGCTTCAGATTGCAAAGTCAGAAAAGTTCAAATTAGAAACCGAAGCGGCGGAATTAATTGCGCTTCTCGGCGATGGTTCCTTCCGTGACGCTGTTGGTCTCCTGCAGAAGGCAATGAGTGCCTCCGCAGATAACAAGATTACTCTCGCCGAAGCCGAGCTGGTAACTGGCGCTCCGCCAGCGCATCTGGTGCGGGATCTGGCCGGCGCGATTCTGGATCAGAATTTAGAACGAGCACTCGAGAAAGTCCGAGCGAGTAGCCTGAAAAATCAAGATGTTAAAACTCTGATCAGGTTACTCTTGCGCCAGATTAGGCTCGCCTTGCTGGTGCGCTTGGATAAAAATAATCAGGAAGAGTGGCTGAAGAACTTGAGCACAGATGAAGTGAAAACAATTAGAAGTCTAGCCACACACGAGAGGGCAGAGCGCTTGCCCGAAATTCTGCGTGAATTACTCGTTGCCCACAGGGAGGTTGCCATGTCCGCTGTGCCGGCCTTACCGCTTGAACTTGCCTTGATTAAACTAACTAAGACCTCTTAG
- a CDS encoding tRNA-dihydrouridine synthase — MSKNFWFSLPRPFFVLAPLADVTDAAFRRVIAKCGKPDVLWTEFVSADGLCSPGREVLLNDLKFTEPERPIVAQIFTSKPEKMEQAARLVAELGFDGLDINMGCPDRSVEKQGAGAALIKNPKLARELIRAAKRGAGDLPVSVKTRLGYEDSQLEEWLPELLAEKPTVVTIHARTREEMSKVDARWEEVGRAVEIRNELKSETLIIGNGDLRDLADARERVNASGADGGMLGRAIFGNPFLFAKNRDLPSSSEKLKILAWHIELFGELLGQIKSFAVMKKHFKAYVSDKDLRLRLMDTNTAGEAISIIEAWLKEGGA; from the coding sequence ATGTCCAAGAACTTTTGGTTTAGCTTACCTCGACCCTTTTTCGTCCTCGCCCCGCTTGCCGATGTGACGGATGCGGCTTTTCGCCGAGTGATCGCGAAGTGTGGGAAGCCGGATGTTTTGTGGACAGAGTTTGTCTCGGCCGATGGTTTGTGTAGTCCCGGTCGGGAGGTGTTGCTGAATGATTTGAAATTTACCGAGCCAGAAAGACCAATCGTGGCCCAAATTTTTACCAGTAAACCGGAGAAAATGGAGCAGGCCGCTAGACTGGTGGCTGAACTTGGTTTCGACGGTCTCGATATCAACATGGGTTGTCCAGATCGTAGTGTAGAGAAGCAGGGTGCTGGGGCTGCCCTAATCAAGAATCCAAAATTGGCCAGAGAACTAATTAGGGCCGCCAAGCGTGGTGCGGGCGATTTACCCGTTTCAGTGAAAACGCGCTTGGGTTATGAGGATAGTCAACTGGAAGAATGGTTGCCAGAGCTCTTGGCGGAGAAACCCACGGTTGTGACAATTCATGCTCGAACGAGGGAGGAGATGTCGAAGGTGGACGCGCGCTGGGAAGAAGTGGGTCGGGCAGTAGAAATTAGGAATGAGCTAAAAAGCGAGACCCTGATCATTGGTAATGGAGATCTACGTGATTTAGCTGATGCGCGAGAAAGGGTGAATGCCAGTGGGGCTGATGGGGGAATGTTGGGTCGGGCAATTTTTGGCAATCCGTTTCTTTTTGCAAAGAATAGAGATTTACCGAGCTCTTCAGAAAAACTGAAGATTCTAGCGTGGCATATTGAACTCTTCGGGGAACTACTTGGCCAGATTAAGAGCTTTGCGGTGATGAAAAAGCATTTCAAGGCCTATGTTTCAGATAAAGATCTTAGACTAAGGCTGATGGATACAAATACTGCCGGGGAAGCGATCTCAATTATTGAGGCGTGGCTGAAGGAGGGGGGTGCTTGA
- a CDS encoding ATP-dependent Clp protease ATP-binding subunit: MFERIKSSRLYPVLVLENLISRRDRRFLRWVVEVMTLALLLSLDQTSRWLGLVLILATAILMLHLLEVFFRSYYFSSIITNRYRREDLFTFTVGRILYRLRNKDEDVLTAFMLSKTGNLVLRRLGVMDTEIRSFLQTRPQKKNLPTLSLAGAEPLTLAKLADWIYSNNEDFAKFLFRHEINQPELVGAVAWVVSEIERKALAERWWSRESLGRIPGLAKDWSFGQTFVLDRYSEDLLLAPQSSGFRQTATVRRDEVRQLENVLLRSQESNALIVGPAGESKMDIIWQLANEIKSGFVVPALEHRRPVLLHAALLIADHRERGTFEQTVLQIMNEAAKSGNTILVIDDLAVLLAGARRLGSELTSLLDPYLGAAILPIIALVDTDSYQQSIAGVPELARRFEVIRATEIDQSRLIIFLEEVAVNFEKKLGIFFTYQSLVSLVESAGRYFQTDSISDRALDLLVELVPWAVSSGEKIIGREEVLAFVSQKTKIPAGSVSVLERESLLSLEQNLQHQVIGQEVALRAISQALRRSRAGTANRGRPIGSFLFLGPTGVGKTETAKALARTLFGREEALLRLDMSEYQSDDALNRLIGSFAENKQGILANLLRQNPYGVLLLDEFEKTSQQVLNLFLQILDEGFFSDAFGRRVNTRNIIFIATSNAAAEMIWEMVEAGRDPSTARDELVNHLIKRSLFRPELLNRFDEIVIFHPLVGAELFQVARLLLNRLVARLRTQGIELQLNDDLINRVADAGTNRVFGARPLARFIQDKVEQAVADRIISGEVGAGTRIEFLGGKLIIL, translated from the coding sequence ATGTTTGAAAGAATAAAATCTAGTCGACTTTACCCAGTTCTTGTTTTGGAGAACCTGATTTCCCGTCGCGACCGACGATTTCTTCGTTGGGTAGTGGAGGTGATGACACTCGCATTGCTCTTGTCTCTCGATCAGACTTCTCGATGGTTGGGATTGGTGCTTATTCTCGCGACGGCAATTCTGATGCTTCACCTCCTTGAGGTTTTTTTCCGTTCTTATTATTTTTCTAGCATCATTACTAATCGTTATCGGCGTGAGGATCTCTTCACCTTTACGGTTGGGCGTATTTTGTATCGATTGAGAAATAAAGATGAGGATGTTCTGACGGCTTTTATGTTATCCAAGACGGGAAATTTGGTTTTAAGACGTCTTGGGGTGATGGATACGGAGATCCGATCTTTTCTTCAGACACGACCACAGAAAAAGAATCTGCCCACCCTCTCTCTCGCGGGCGCTGAACCGCTAACCTTGGCCAAGTTGGCGGACTGGATTTATTCCAACAATGAAGATTTTGCCAAATTCCTTTTCCGCCACGAGATCAATCAGCCGGAATTGGTTGGCGCGGTTGCTTGGGTGGTGAGTGAGATTGAGCGCAAGGCTCTTGCCGAGCGCTGGTGGAGTCGTGAGAGTTTGGGAAGAATTCCTGGTTTGGCTAAGGATTGGTCTTTCGGACAGACCTTTGTCCTCGATCGTTACAGTGAAGATTTATTGCTGGCACCACAATCAAGTGGCTTTCGGCAGACCGCCACGGTGCGTCGCGACGAGGTTCGACAGTTGGAGAATGTCCTCCTGCGTAGCCAAGAATCAAATGCGCTTATTGTTGGGCCCGCAGGGGAGTCAAAGATGGATATAATTTGGCAATTGGCGAATGAAATTAAGAGTGGTTTCGTAGTGCCGGCCCTAGAACACCGCCGCCCGGTTCTTCTCCACGCCGCCCTGCTGATTGCTGACCATCGAGAGCGCGGCACTTTTGAGCAGACAGTTTTGCAGATCATGAATGAGGCCGCCAAGTCGGGTAATACGATTTTGGTAATTGATGATCTCGCTGTTTTGCTTGCTGGCGCGCGGAGACTTGGCAGCGAATTAACCTCGCTTCTCGATCCGTATCTTGGGGCGGCAATTTTACCGATTATTGCTCTTGTCGACACGGATTCCTATCAACAGTCAATTGCTGGTGTGCCCGAATTAGCCCGTCGTTTCGAGGTTATTCGTGCGACAGAAATCGACCAGTCGCGTTTAATCATTTTTCTCGAGGAAGTGGCGGTAAATTTTGAAAAGAAGCTGGGAATCTTTTTTACCTACCAATCCCTTGTTTCTTTGGTTGAAAGTGCTGGACGATATTTCCAGACAGATTCAATCAGTGACCGAGCCCTTGATTTATTGGTGGAGTTAGTGCCTTGGGCGGTGAGTAGTGGGGAGAAGATTATCGGGCGAGAAGAGGTCTTGGCCTTTGTCAGTCAGAAAACGAAGATCCCCGCTGGTTCGGTTTCTGTTTTAGAACGGGAATCTTTATTGAGTTTGGAACAAAATTTACAACATCAAGTGATCGGCCAGGAGGTGGCTTTACGAGCAATTAGTCAGGCGCTTCGTCGGAGTCGTGCGGGTACGGCGAACCGCGGGCGCCCGATCGGCAGTTTTCTTTTTTTGGGGCCAACTGGCGTCGGTAAGACGGAAACAGCAAAGGCGTTAGCGCGGACACTTTTCGGGCGCGAGGAGGCGCTTTTGCGGCTAGATATGTCGGAATATCAATCAGATGATGCCTTGAATCGTCTGATTGGCTCTTTTGCCGAAAATAAACAGGGGATACTCGCTAATCTTCTACGGCAGAACCCTTACGGGGTTCTACTTTTGGATGAGTTTGAGAAGACCAGTCAGCAGGTGCTTAACTTGTTTCTTCAGATTCTGGACGAAGGGTTTTTCTCTGATGCATTTGGTCGTCGAGTCAATACGCGTAATATCATCTTTATCGCGACCTCTAATGCCGCCGCCGAGATGATCTGGGAGATGGTAGAGGCGGGGCGTGACCCAAGCACCGCGCGGGATGAGTTGGTGAACCACCTTATCAAACGGTCACTTTTCCGGCCGGAGTTGCTCAACCGTTTCGATGAGATTGTGATCTTCCATCCACTGGTCGGGGCGGAACTATTTCAGGTTGCTCGTCTACTTCTTAATCGCTTAGTTGCCCGATTGAGGACTCAGGGCATCGAGCTGCAACTCAATGATGATCTGATTAATCGTGTGGCCGACGCCGGAACCAATCGAGTTTTTGGTGCTCGGCCATTGGCCCGCTTTATTCAGGATAAGGTTGAGCAGGCTGTTGCGGATAGAATAATTAGTGGTGAGGTTGGAGCGGGGACGCGGATCGAGTTCTTGGGTGGCAAGTTGATTATTTTATAG
- the serS gene encoding serine--tRNA ligase produces MLDIKFIRENAELVKSAVMKKHLDFNVEELLVLDEKRLKLLAEVESKRAEQNKLGEEVAKTDISGQAEILTKLRDLKTKLKTDEADLKEIVIDWQRLMLQVPNVPDVSVPDGKDESENVEVATWGEKPKFDFTPKDHIELMQNLGWVDFERGTKVHGFRGYFLCGDGAELSWALWNSARAFFGQKDYQPFIAPAIVKKEYFYGTGHLPRESEDLFKTQDDDYLSGTAEVPMMAYHGDEILDELDLPKRYLAFSPCYRREAGSHGKDVKGLIRVHEFFKLEQLILCKADHTESARIHEELNRNYEEFLESLGLPYRRLLICGGDLGLSKVKQYDTEIWFPSQKTYREGSSASYYHDFQTRRFNIRYRGTDGKIHFAHSLNCTAMATPRIIAALVENYQQADGKVKLPTVLEQYANFGSAI; encoded by the coding sequence ATGTTGGACATCAAGTTTATTCGAGAGAATGCGGAATTAGTCAAAAGCGCGGTGATGAAAAAGCACCTGGACTTTAATGTGGAAGAATTGTTGGTCTTAGACGAGAAACGCTTGAAGTTGTTGGCGGAGGTAGAGTCTAAGCGGGCTGAACAGAATAAACTGGGAGAAGAGGTGGCGAAGACAGATATTTCTGGTCAAGCAGAGATTCTAACCAAGTTACGTGATTTAAAGACTAAGCTCAAAACAGACGAAGCGGATCTGAAGGAGATTGTGATCGATTGGCAGAGACTGATGCTTCAGGTGCCGAATGTTCCAGATGTTTCGGTTCCAGACGGGAAAGATGAAAGCGAGAATGTGGAGGTGGCCACTTGGGGGGAGAAGCCTAAATTTGATTTCACCCCTAAGGATCACATTGAGTTAATGCAGAATTTGGGCTGGGTTGATTTCGAGAGGGGGACAAAAGTTCACGGATTTCGGGGCTACTTTCTTTGTGGAGATGGGGCCGAACTTTCTTGGGCGCTATGGAACTCCGCGCGAGCTTTTTTTGGCCAGAAAGATTATCAGCCATTTATTGCTCCGGCAATTGTAAAAAAAGAATATTTCTATGGTACGGGCCATCTTCCAAGAGAGTCTGAAGATTTGTTTAAGACCCAGGACGATGATTATCTCTCTGGGACAGCCGAAGTACCCATGATGGCTTATCATGGGGATGAAATTTTAGATGAGTTAGATTTACCGAAGCGTTATCTTGCTTTCTCACCGTGTTATCGTCGTGAGGCCGGGAGTCACGGTAAGGACGTGAAGGGTCTAATTCGGGTCCATGAGTTTTTTAAACTAGAGCAACTCATCTTATGCAAAGCTGATCACACTGAGTCAGCCCGGATACACGAAGAGCTAAATCGTAATTATGAGGAATTTCTAGAGTCACTCGGGTTGCCTTATCGAAGGCTTCTTATTTGTGGCGGTGATCTTGGACTGAGTAAGGTAAAACAGTATGACACGGAGATCTGGTTTCCAAGTCAGAAAACTTATCGCGAGGGGTCTAGTGCGTCCTATTATCACGATTTCCAGACAAGACGTTTCAATATTCGCTATCGTGGAACCGATGGCAAGATTCACTTTGCTCACTCGCTCAACTGTACGGCGATGGCAACACCACGAATTATCGCCGCTTTGGTGGAAAATTATCAGCAAGCTGATGGCAAGGTTAAATTGCCAACAGTTCTAGAGCAATATGCCAATTTTGGTTCTGCCATTTAA
- the dprA gene encoding DNA-protecting protein DprA, with protein sequence MSAINRLSPDTFPPQLREIPEPPKELYLEGAWPSPESVLVTIVGSRKYSNYGREACEKIISELSGYPIAIVSGLAIGIDTIAHKAALAAKLYTLAVPGSGLERRVLHPASNRQLADQILESGGALLSEFPPEYPAGLHTFPRRNRIMAGLANAVLIIEAGEKSGTLITARLATDYNRDVYAVPGSIFSAGSVGTNNLIRQGATPIMSGGDLLTALGFELPNESAQQKLNLDELSEPEKKIYEILSVESMHRDELIRILELPTSEANSLLGIMEIKGIIKETMGEIRLN encoded by the coding sequence ATGTCTGCAATTAATCGTCTATCCCCAGACACTTTCCCGCCCCAACTCCGAGAAATACCCGAACCACCAAAAGAATTATACCTTGAGGGCGCTTGGCCAAGCCCAGAAAGCGTTCTTGTGACGATTGTCGGTTCACGCAAGTATTCCAATTATGGTCGAGAAGCCTGCGAAAAAATCATTAGCGAACTATCTGGATATCCAATCGCCATTGTCTCTGGTCTGGCGATTGGCATTGATACAATTGCGCACAAGGCAGCGCTGGCGGCAAAACTCTATACACTCGCTGTTCCAGGTTCTGGCCTCGAACGCCGCGTGCTCCACCCGGCCTCCAACCGCCAGTTGGCTGACCAGATCCTAGAATCCGGTGGAGCACTCTTATCAGAATTTCCACCGGAATACCCAGCCGGACTTCATACTTTTCCCCGACGCAATCGAATCATGGCTGGACTCGCCAATGCCGTTTTAATAATAGAGGCTGGTGAAAAGTCAGGCACACTTATCACCGCGCGACTGGCAACTGATTATAATCGTGATGTCTACGCTGTTCCTGGCTCTATTTTCTCTGCCGGTTCCGTTGGTACAAATAACCTAATCCGACAGGGCGCGACACCAATCATGAGCGGTGGTGACCTGCTTACAGCACTTGGATTTGAATTACCAAATGAGTCTGCGCAACAAAAACTAAACCTCGATGAACTCTCCGAACCGGAGAAGAAGATTTACGAAATCTTAAGCGTGGAATCAATGCACCGCGACGAGCTCATCCGTATTCTAGAATTACCAACCAGTGAAGCCAACTCTCTTCTCGGTATTATGGAAATTAAGGGAATTATCAAGGAAACGATGGGTGAGATTAGATTAAATTAA
- the topA gene encoding type I DNA topoisomerase, with product MKLLIVESPAKAKTISKYLDGEYTVRASVGHIRDLPKSNKNAINIADGFVPHYEISPGKEKVVKELKSLAKRSEKTLLATDPDREGEAIAWHIKEAIGLKKPERVVFHEITKEAVQEAMKHPRQIDENLRSAQEARRVLDRLFGYDLSGLIWQKLRYGLSAGRVQSPALRILVEREREIKAFVPEKFWVIEALLTTKDETEIKFTCTVEPKTGEEAAKIVDLSQKSDWQIDTVKQSEAKRTARAPFTTSTLQQAASSRLGYSPSITMRLAQKLYEAGHITYMRTDSTNLSQQTLGEIATVVKDRFGDKYYTRQTYATKSKNAQEAHEAIRPTHPNTTKVGNSAQEENLYRLIWARTIASQMSAAEILKTEIIARPQNPEIPDFKTTGSVITFAGWLEADPDARGEDLELPEIESGEKLRLKNIESLGKETQPPRRYSEAGLVKELEKRGIGRPSTYAPTIKTIIDRGYVEKEARSLKPTETGEVVSTFLEQYFASYISDDFTREMEDNLDQIASGEREYVKTLKDFYGPFKKAVAEKKDIPKITNLGAAPEETRCPLCVGPMIIKLGRSGKFYSCAKFPDCTGARKLTGEEMSGPKETGESCPECKDGKLVERDGKFGKFIACANYPKCKFIKKDPEQEAKNDTGIQCPKCKKGTMGERRGRFGIFYGCSNYPACKNIIKTKPTGKLCDICGALMMTGTKTIPDRCSDKTCVNHNPHKVEKASTKK from the coding sequence ATGAAATTGCTCATTGTTGAATCGCCAGCAAAAGCGAAAACGATTTCAAAATACCTGGACGGTGAATATACCGTGCGGGCAAGTGTTGGGCATATTCGTGATTTACCAAAATCAAACAAGAATGCGATTAATATTGCAGATGGTTTCGTACCGCATTATGAAATCTCACCAGGAAAGGAGAAGGTGGTGAAAGAGTTAAAGAGTTTAGCAAAGCGGTCAGAGAAAACCTTGCTCGCAACAGACCCCGACCGCGAGGGTGAGGCAATTGCTTGGCACATTAAGGAAGCAATCGGGCTGAAGAAACCAGAACGCGTCGTTTTCCACGAAATCACAAAGGAGGCGGTACAAGAAGCCATGAAACATCCCCGCCAGATTGATGAAAATCTTCGCTCCGCCCAAGAAGCACGGCGAGTGCTGGACAGATTGTTTGGCTACGATCTTTCTGGATTGATTTGGCAGAAATTACGCTACGGCCTATCGGCCGGAAGAGTTCAATCTCCGGCCCTACGAATCCTTGTGGAACGTGAACGAGAGATTAAGGCCTTTGTTCCAGAAAAATTTTGGGTGATAGAAGCGCTCCTTACCACAAAGGATGAAACCGAAATCAAGTTCACCTGTACGGTTGAGCCGAAAACGGGCGAAGAGGCGGCGAAAATCGTAGATCTGAGTCAGAAAAGTGATTGGCAAATAGATACCGTTAAACAAAGTGAGGCCAAGCGAACAGCCCGAGCACCATTTACCACCTCCACACTTCAACAAGCTGCTAGTTCGCGACTAGGCTATTCACCATCAATCACCATGCGGCTCGCCCAGAAACTTTACGAGGCGGGGCATATTACTTACATGAGAACGGACAGCACCAATCTGTCGCAACAGACGCTTGGTGAGATTGCCACGGTGGTGAAGGATCGGTTTGGTGATAAATATTACACTCGCCAGACCTATGCGACAAAAAGCAAGAACGCCCAGGAGGCCCACGAGGCCATCAGACCAACTCATCCCAATACCACAAAGGTTGGAAACTCCGCACAAGAAGAAAACCTATACCGTCTAATCTGGGCCCGAACAATTGCCAGCCAGATGAGCGCCGCTGAAATTCTAAAAACAGAAATTATTGCCCGGCCACAAAATCCAGAAATTCCTGACTTCAAGACCACGGGTTCGGTAATCACTTTTGCCGGTTGGTTGGAAGCTGACCCAGATGCCCGTGGTGAAGATCTGGAATTACCAGAAATCGAGAGTGGAGAAAAACTAAGATTGAAAAATATCGAGTCGCTTGGCAAAGAGACCCAGCCACCAAGACGATATTCCGAAGCTGGTTTGGTAAAAGAATTGGAAAAGCGTGGCATTGGTCGACCGTCAACCTATGCCCCAACGATTAAAACAATCATCGATCGTGGCTATGTTGAGAAGGAAGCCCGAAGCTTAAAGCCGACAGAAACCGGAGAAGTTGTAAGCACTTTCCTGGAACAATATTTTGCGTCCTATATTAGTGATGACTTCACTCGCGAGATGGAGGACAATCTCGACCAAATTGCCAGCGGCGAGCGTGAGTATGTAAAGACGTTAAAGGACTTCTATGGCCCCTTCAAGAAAGCGGTGGCTGAGAAAAAAGACATTCCCAAGATTACAAACCTTGGTGCTGCCCCAGAAGAGACGCGGTGTCCCCTTTGTGTCGGACCAATGATTATCAAACTGGGTCGCTCGGGCAAGTTTTATTCCTGTGCCAAATTTCCCGACTGTACTGGCGCCCGCAAACTTACTGGTGAAGAAATGTCGGGACCAAAGGAGACTGGTGAATCATGCCCGGAATGTAAGGACGGGAAGCTGGTAGAACGAGACGGAAAATTTGGCAAATTCATCGCCTGTGCCAACTATCCGAAATGTAAGTTTATAAAAAAAGACCCCGAACAGGAGGCGAAAAACGACACCGGAATCCAGTGTCCGAAATGTAAAAAGGGAACAATGGGAGAACGGCGTGGGCGCTTCGGCATCTTCTATGGCTGTTCCAATTATCCGGCCTGTAAAAATATCATCAAAACCAAACCAACTGGTAAACTCTGTGATATTTGTGGCGCCCTGATGATGACCGGGACCAAAACCATCCCTGATCGTTGTTCAGACAAAACCTGCGTTAATCACAATCCACACAAAGTTGAGAAGGCTAGCACGAAGAAGTAG
- a CDS encoding ParB/RepB/Spo0J family partition protein, which translates to MSETYNSAIFWIGVDKIKPNPFQPRHEFDEDKLRALADSIRQYGVLQPLVVTRKEVEREDGGLAVEYELIAGERRWRASKIAGISAVPALIKDGIETDKMKLEMAIIENLQREDLNPVDRARAFHQLVNDFTLTHADVAKRVGKSREYVSNSIRLLGMPEEMIEALTAGKITEGHSRPILMLIDRPEEQRTLFQEIIQKRLTVRETESIARRIAFEKVRNKTYLVDPEIVELEQKLTEKLGTRVRVDRKEVGGKVTIDFFDNNDLAQILELLNGDKEKVVEENLVAPEGEMAEAPADDTIPDDPESELYNLKNFSL; encoded by the coding sequence ATGAGTGAAACCTACAACAGTGCAATTTTCTGGATTGGCGTGGACAAGATTAAACCTAATCCGTTTCAGCCACGACATGAGTTTGACGAGGATAAACTACGCGCTCTGGCGGATTCCATTCGTCAGTACGGAGTGCTTCAGCCGTTAGTCGTCACTCGGAAGGAGGTGGAACGTGAAGATGGTGGATTGGCAGTGGAGTACGAGCTAATTGCTGGCGAACGCCGGTGGAGAGCGTCAAAGATCGCGGGTATTAGTGCCGTGCCCGCTCTAATTAAGGATGGTATTGAGACAGATAAGATGAAATTGGAGATGGCCATTATTGAGAATCTCCAGCGTGAGGATTTGAATCCGGTTGACCGGGCTCGAGCCTTCCATCAGTTGGTGAATGATTTCACGCTCACCCACGCTGATGTGGCCAAGAGGGTGGGGAAGAGTCGAGAGTATGTCTCCAATTCAATTCGTTTGTTGGGGATGCCAGAGGAGATGATTGAGGCACTGACAGCCGGGAAGATTACCGAGGGCCACTCACGACCAATTCTAATGTTAATTGATCGACCAGAAGAACAGAGGACACTTTTCCAGGAAATTATACAGAAGCGACTTACTGTACGGGAGACAGAATCAATTGCTCGACGCATCGCTTTTGAGAAAGTGCGCAACAAAACATATCTCGTTGATCCGGAGATTGTTGAGTTGGAGCAAAAGCTAACAGAAAAGCTTGGCACACGAGTACGGGTGGATCGTAAGGAGGTGGGCGGGAAGGTTACGATTGACTTCTTTGATAACAATGACTTGGCGCAGATTTTGGAACTATTGAACGGCGATAAGGAGAAAGTGGTAGAGGAGAATCTTGTTGCCCCGGAGGGTGAGATGGCCGAAGCACCCGCTGACGATACCATTCCCGATGATCCGGAGAGCGAGCTTTATAATCTCAAGAATTTTTCACTGTAG